The following are encoded in a window of Halosolutus halophilus genomic DNA:
- a CDS encoding GNAT family N-acetyltransferase — protein MELTEPISIEGDEREQIYEYVESHGAVDREEAREELFPADPPGDPQYSRAFQHNVAILKRDGYLREDDDGTLRIAIDIEAEGQEFTAEDVDVTVRPARQEDLSGIVGAMRQVVEEMTYIEAESVADELDHENVLLRHNEFESRMFFVAAVDDEVVGWAHLHVPNLEKLSHTAELTVGILEEYRGMGIGSELLDRALGWAESSGHEKVYQSVPSTNEDAIEFFEDRGWVTEAVREDHYKLGDEYIDEVMMAITL, from the coding sequence ATGGAACTCACCGAACCGATCTCGATCGAGGGCGACGAGCGGGAACAGATCTACGAGTACGTCGAATCCCACGGCGCGGTCGATCGGGAGGAAGCACGCGAGGAACTGTTCCCGGCGGACCCGCCGGGAGATCCGCAGTATTCGCGTGCGTTCCAGCACAACGTCGCGATCCTCAAGCGGGACGGCTATCTCAGGGAGGACGACGACGGCACCCTGCGCATCGCGATCGACATCGAGGCGGAGGGCCAGGAGTTCACGGCCGAGGACGTAGACGTCACGGTCAGGCCGGCGAGACAGGAGGACCTCTCGGGCATCGTCGGCGCGATGCGACAGGTCGTCGAGGAGATGACCTACATCGAGGCCGAGAGCGTCGCGGACGAACTCGACCACGAGAACGTCCTGCTCCGGCACAACGAGTTCGAGTCCCGGATGTTCTTCGTCGCGGCCGTCGACGACGAGGTCGTCGGCTGGGCCCACCTGCACGTCCCGAACCTCGAGAAGCTCTCACACACCGCGGAACTCACCGTCGGCATCCTGGAGGAGTACCGCGGGATGGGAATCGGGAGCGAACTGCTCGATCGGGCCCTCGGGTGGGCCGAATCGAGCGGCCACGAGAAGGTCTACCAGAGCGTCCCGTCGACGAACGAGGACGCGATCGAATTCTTCGAGGATCGCGGCTGGGTGACCGAGGCAGTGCGCGAGGACCACTACAAACTCGGCGACGAGTACATCGACGAGGTGATGATGGCGATCACGCTGTAG
- a CDS encoding Lrp/AsnC family transcriptional regulator, protein MSSLSGDWREAIDDVDAAIVDGYQSGFPIEERPFRRVGAELGIDESAALDRVRTLSDRGIFRRFGAVLNPPVIGSSTLAAVQAPDDRFDEVAAIVNEYRQVNHNYARDHEWNMWFVVTAGSRERRDEILAEIESRTGCDVLNLPMLTDYYIDLEFPVVNADRFARESLCEGTDSSATHISEEAAGDLSAFEADLLLAIQDGFPLSRTPYGDVADRIGTDVDDVLAGVERLRNDGCIKRIGCIVNHVVTGFDANCMVVWDVPDEHLDAWGERAGSLPYVTLCYHRPRRPDQEWPYNLFTMIHGRDPAAVDEKIDELGADYLPVDHERLYSTETLKQTGARYEELVGR, encoded by the coding sequence ATGAGCAGCCTGTCGGGGGACTGGCGCGAAGCGATCGACGACGTCGACGCCGCGATCGTCGACGGCTACCAGAGCGGGTTCCCGATCGAGGAACGTCCGTTCCGTCGCGTCGGCGCGGAACTCGGAATCGACGAGTCTGCCGCCCTCGATCGCGTCCGAACGCTCTCGGACCGGGGGATCTTCCGCCGGTTCGGGGCCGTCCTCAACCCGCCGGTGATCGGGTCGTCGACGCTCGCCGCGGTGCAGGCCCCGGACGATCGATTCGACGAGGTCGCCGCGATCGTCAACGAGTATCGGCAGGTCAACCACAACTACGCCCGCGACCACGAGTGGAACATGTGGTTCGTCGTCACGGCCGGATCGCGCGAGCGGCGCGACGAGATCCTCGCGGAGATCGAGTCTCGAACCGGCTGTGACGTGCTGAACCTGCCGATGCTGACCGACTACTACATCGACCTCGAGTTCCCCGTGGTCAACGCCGATCGGTTCGCGCGGGAATCGCTGTGCGAGGGGACCGATTCGTCCGCGACGCACATTAGCGAGGAGGCCGCGGGCGACCTCTCGGCGTTCGAGGCCGACCTCCTGCTCGCGATCCAGGACGGATTCCCGCTTTCGCGGACGCCGTACGGCGACGTGGCCGATCGGATCGGGACCGACGTGGACGACGTGCTCGCCGGCGTCGAACGGCTCCGGAACGACGGCTGTATCAAGCGCATCGGCTGCATCGTCAACCACGTCGTCACCGGGTTCGACGCGAACTGCATGGTCGTCTGGGACGTGCCGGACGAGCACCTCGACGCGTGGGGCGAGCGCGCGGGTTCGCTGCCGTACGTCACGCTCTGTTATCACCGGCCGCGCCGTCCCGACCAGGAGTGGCCGTACAACCTGTTCACGATGATCCACGGCCGCGACCCCGCGGCCGTCGACGAGAAGATCGACGAACTGGGCGCCGACTACCTTCCCGTCGATCACGAGCGACTCTACTCGACCGAGACGCTGAAACAGACCGGCGCGCGGTACGAGGAACTGGTCGGCCGCTGA
- a CDS encoding HAD family hydrolase: MTPYDSVLFDSDGVLVEPPAFEIQAEAARAAFREVGVDDPDQRDVDDIVAGVTVDRLREICTTYDLDVTALWKARERQDERSQFEQFRAGSRARYEDVTAITDLDHRFGIVSNNHHSTIEFVLEFFDLKPLFETYYGRPKTIESLELKKPNPHYLERALADLDAESALYVGDSESDVIAAHRAGLDSVFVRRSHRSEATLSTPPTYEVSTLHEVADLVAD, translated from the coding sequence GTGACACCGTACGATTCCGTCCTGTTCGACAGCGATGGGGTTCTGGTCGAACCGCCTGCGTTCGAAATCCAGGCCGAGGCGGCCCGGGCCGCGTTCCGCGAGGTCGGCGTCGACGACCCGGACCAGCGGGACGTCGACGATATCGTCGCCGGTGTGACCGTCGATCGACTTCGCGAGATCTGTACGACGTACGACCTCGACGTGACGGCGCTCTGGAAGGCACGCGAGCGACAGGACGAGCGATCGCAGTTCGAGCAGTTCCGTGCCGGTTCTCGAGCGCGGTACGAGGACGTGACGGCGATTACGGATCTCGACCACCGCTTCGGGATCGTGAGCAACAACCACCACAGCACGATCGAGTTCGTCCTGGAGTTTTTCGACCTGAAGCCGCTGTTCGAGACCTACTACGGTCGTCCCAAGACGATCGAGAGCCTCGAGTTGAAGAAACCGAACCCGCACTACCTCGAACGGGCGCTCGCCGATCTCGACGCCGAATCGGCGCTCTACGTCGGCGACAGCGAGAGCGACGTGATCGCGGCCCACCGGGCGGGGCTCGACTCAGTCTTCGTCCGCCGATCACACCGCAGCGAGGCGACGCTCTCGACCCCGCCGACCTACGAGGTGTCGACGCTCCACGAGGTCGCCGACCTGGTGGCCGACTGA
- a CDS encoding anthranilate phosphoribosyltransferase, translated as MAQASQEFGEWPLKRLMTAVVGSGPKSADDMTREQAREAMQRIFAGEPDETTLGAFWLANRWKRNTPEELAAYTDVMREESVVTAEPDCDPIDCGANYDGKHTSALLGVGAGLVAAAAGTPVVVHSGDRVPTQKATAYKHVLDELGVRTDLTPAESADMVDETGFGFYYQPAFNPGIHDLYDRRDQMGVRTFVNTIETVANPANADVHLGSFYHLAFAKKMTDLMVESAELGYSRAIFFQGMEGYDDVRPGYTKVAEWNESEARSASDDASGDEPRAGDELEDYEIETATYGMEMESEDLAVDDVTADSASITEEVLAGERDDRFADAIALNGAFRMYARQDVDSLENGLEQARDAIADGSAQAVLKDLREY; from the coding sequence ATGGCTCAGGCATCCCAGGAGTTCGGCGAGTGGCCGCTCAAGCGGCTGATGACCGCGGTCGTCGGCTCCGGCCCGAAGTCCGCCGACGACATGACCCGCGAGCAGGCCCGCGAAGCGATGCAGCGCATCTTCGCGGGCGAACCCGACGAAACGACCCTCGGTGCCTTCTGGCTGGCCAACCGCTGGAAGCGAAACACCCCCGAGGAACTGGCGGCCTACACCGACGTCATGCGCGAGGAGTCGGTCGTCACCGCCGAACCCGACTGCGACCCGATCGACTGCGGCGCGAACTACGACGGCAAACACACCTCCGCCCTGCTCGGCGTCGGGGCCGGCCTCGTCGCCGCCGCCGCGGGCACGCCCGTCGTCGTCCACTCCGGCGATCGCGTCCCGACTCAGAAGGCCACGGCGTACAAACACGTCCTCGACGAACTCGGCGTCCGGACGGACCTCACGCCCGCGGAGAGCGCGGACATGGTCGACGAGACCGGGTTCGGATTCTACTACCAGCCCGCGTTCAACCCCGGTATCCACGACCTCTACGATCGGCGCGACCAGATGGGCGTGCGCACGTTCGTCAACACGATCGAGACGGTCGCCAACCCCGCGAACGCCGACGTCCACCTCGGCTCGTTCTATCACCTCGCGTTCGCGAAGAAGATGACCGACCTCATGGTCGAGAGCGCGGAACTCGGCTATTCGCGCGCGATCTTCTTCCAGGGAATGGAAGGCTACGACGACGTCCGACCCGGGTACACGAAGGTCGCCGAGTGGAACGAGAGCGAGGCGCGTAGCGCCTCGGACGATGCGAGCGGCGACGAGCCGCGAGCAGGCGACGAACTGGAGGACTACGAGATCGAGACCGCCACCTACGGCATGGAGATGGAGAGCGAGGATCTCGCGGTGGACGACGTCACGGCCGACTCCGCGTCGATCACCGAGGAGGTACTCGCCGGCGAGCGCGACGACCGGTTCGCCGACGCGATCGCGCTCAACGGCGCGTTCCGGATGTACGCCCGTCAAGACGTCGATAGCCTGGAGAATGGACTCGAACAGGCTCGTGACGCTATCGCGGACGGCAGTGCCCAGGCGGTGCTCAAAGACCTGCGCGAGTACTGA
- a CDS encoding succinylglutamate desuccinylase/aspartoacylase family protein produces the protein MTAGTHTAESVTLARLPSGVEITTTVHTYRGAEDGPTLYVQAAQHGREINGTETLRRFHDRLSLRSLSGTIIAVPVTNPLTFDRVSYTTPEQLDSVNPNMNRVWPGDPEGSLHQRMAARLWEYVERADAVVDLHTGSPNMLPHVVYLEGDERSRDLAAAFGTDLLLSEQADDDATDEWHRRGFDGKLRVAAVNEGIPSITPELAYNKQIVEDVVETGVEGLFDVCRSLDMLRGEVADRDQTIARNHLGQVTANRSGLFRPRPSLEVGQFVPDGADLGTLYDPTTYEELQVATADRDGLCYALTREATVTAGDQLASIALVRTEPE, from the coding sequence ATGACCGCCGGGACCCACACCGCCGAGTCGGTGACGCTCGCGAGGCTCCCCTCCGGCGTCGAGATTACGACCACGGTCCACACCTATCGCGGGGCGGAGGACGGGCCGACGCTCTACGTGCAGGCGGCCCAGCACGGCCGCGAGATCAACGGGACCGAGACCCTCCGCCGGTTTCACGATCGCCTCTCCCTGCGATCGCTGTCCGGAACGATCATCGCCGTCCCCGTCACGAACCCGCTGACGTTCGATCGGGTCTCCTACACGACGCCCGAGCAACTCGACAGCGTCAACCCGAACATGAACCGGGTCTGGCCGGGGGACCCCGAGGGGAGCCTCCACCAGCGGATGGCCGCCCGCCTCTGGGAGTACGTCGAACGGGCCGACGCCGTCGTCGACCTTCACACGGGCAGTCCGAACATGCTCCCCCACGTGGTCTACCTCGAGGGTGACGAGCGCTCGCGCGACCTCGCGGCGGCGTTCGGGACCGACCTCCTGCTCTCCGAGCAGGCCGACGACGACGCTACGGACGAGTGGCACCGCCGGGGATTCGACGGCAAACTCCGCGTCGCCGCTGTCAACGAAGGAATCCCCTCGATCACGCCGGAACTCGCCTACAACAAGCAGATCGTCGAGGACGTCGTCGAGACGGGCGTCGAGGGACTATTCGACGTCTGCCGGTCGCTCGACATGCTCCGCGGCGAGGTCGCCGATCGGGACCAGACGATCGCTCGGAACCACCTGGGACAGGTGACCGCGAACCGTTCCGGCCTCTTCCGCCCGAGGCCGTCGCTCGAGGTCGGCCAGTTCGTGCCGGACGGCGCGGATCTCGGGACGCTCTACGATCCGACGACCTACGAGGAGCTACAGGTGGCGACGGCCGATCGAGACGGGTTGTGCTACGCGCTCACGAGGGAGGCGACGGTCACGGCTGGCGATCAACTCGCGAGCATCGCGCTCGTTCGAACGGAACCCGAATAG
- a CDS encoding PAS domain S-box protein: protein MGSSSPTDATHHTRIRRQEVVSELGQQALETDDLDQLLHDATAAVAETLDTEYCGVLELVPGEDEGVLRRGVGWQAGLVGETTVPTDRGSQTGDTLRTGEPVLVDDVRADDRFSAPELLTDHDVVSGVSVRIGSIDDPWGVVGAYTTEQREFTGSEATFVRHVANLLASAIENERERRELERERKRQERRFEAIFEDPNILVGLLEPDGTVLDINGTAMEYVDADLEDVTGEPFWETPWWGTGDEVRADVERWTERAADGEYVDFEADLTRPDGQRYTLNGVFRPVTDDEGDVVSVVVSDRDITERRERERRLSRLMDNVPGMVYRCRNERGWPMEFVSDACDELTGYDPEAIERGDVSWGTDVMVQADCQKLWETIQREAGEGETFSETYRIETADGDQRWVRDYGRGVFDDAGNLVELEGIVADVTERKRLESELEESEQRYRTLVENFPNGAVALVDEDLRYRTVGGDPVDVAGVTTEEVEGKPIRDALPSGLADELGPRYEAALDGESSEFETTSNGRVYDFQVVPVRDDDGEVFAALGMSQDVTERTEIQRQLEESERRYRTLIDHFPNGAVGLFDEDLRYQVAGGRAFDDIEDSTESVVGKTLRERYPPDLADRLEPKFRAALEGETNAFEMELHGQDWMAYTVPVTDDEGEISGGMIMVQDISEQKDRERELRERKTHLERYETIVEVVNDGVYVVDADGRFTMVNETYAEMLGYTPEELVGADVSIVVDDDVVDRVEELQTATVEGRVDRPTMEAELRTADGDRLPVEATFATVPGDDSTWYRVGVVRDISERKARERRIEESERRYRTLVENFPNGSVGMFDDDLRYTAVGGQLLDTLGLSPEDRIGRRISEIHSDELLAEIEPYFHAALEGEENSFELGFADRYLHAHTLPVRNADGEIFAGMLVVQDDTERREYQRKLEESNERLEQFAYAASHDLQEPLRMVTSYLRLLENRYGDAFDEDGEEFLEFAVDGADRMREMIDGLLEYSRVETRGDPFEPVDLDAVVDEVLADLQFRIDESDAEITTAELPRVEGDASQLRQVVQNLLSNAIAYSGDEPPRVHVGADRRGGKWVISVRDEGIGIDPADQDRVFTIFDRLHSREEYEGTGIGLALCERIVERHGGDIWVESEPGEGATFSFTLPASDDR from the coding sequence ATGGGATCGTCTTCGCCCACTGATGCAACACACCACACCCGGATCAGACGGCAGGAGGTCGTCTCAGAACTCGGCCAGCAGGCCCTGGAGACCGACGATCTCGACCAGCTGCTGCACGATGCCACGGCGGCCGTCGCGGAGACGCTGGACACCGAGTACTGCGGCGTGCTCGAACTTGTGCCAGGCGAGGACGAGGGCGTTCTCAGACGTGGCGTCGGCTGGCAGGCCGGACTCGTCGGGGAGACGACGGTCCCGACCGACCGGGGTTCGCAGACGGGGGACACGCTCCGTACCGGCGAGCCGGTCCTCGTCGACGACGTGCGGGCGGACGATCGGTTCTCCGCCCCCGAATTACTCACCGATCACGACGTCGTCAGCGGTGTCAGCGTCCGTATCGGCTCGATCGACGACCCGTGGGGCGTAGTGGGAGCGTATACGACCGAACAGCGGGAGTTTACCGGGTCCGAGGCCACGTTCGTCCGGCACGTCGCGAACCTCCTCGCATCCGCCATCGAAAACGAGCGGGAGCGACGCGAACTCGAACGTGAACGCAAACGACAGGAGCGGCGCTTCGAGGCGATATTCGAGGACCCGAACATCCTCGTCGGCCTGCTCGAGCCCGACGGGACGGTGCTCGACATCAACGGGACGGCGATGGAGTACGTCGACGCCGACCTCGAGGACGTGACCGGCGAGCCGTTCTGGGAGACCCCGTGGTGGGGGACCGGCGACGAGGTCCGGGCCGACGTCGAGCGGTGGACCGAACGAGCCGCCGACGGCGAGTACGTGGACTTCGAAGCGGACCTCACGCGGCCGGACGGCCAGCGGTACACCCTGAACGGCGTCTTCAGGCCCGTCACGGACGACGAGGGGGACGTCGTCTCGGTCGTCGTCTCGGATCGCGACATTACCGAGCGCAGGGAACGGGAGCGCCGTCTCTCGAGGCTGATGGACAACGTTCCCGGGATGGTCTATCGCTGCCGGAACGAACGCGGCTGGCCGATGGAGTTCGTCAGCGACGCCTGCGACGAGTTAACCGGCTACGATCCCGAAGCCATCGAGCGCGGCGACGTCAGCTGGGGTACGGACGTCATGGTGCAGGCGGACTGCCAGAAGCTGTGGGAAACGATCCAGCGGGAGGCGGGCGAGGGCGAGACGTTCTCCGAAACCTACCGCATCGAGACTGCCGACGGCGACCAGCGGTGGGTCAGGGACTACGGCCGAGGCGTCTTCGACGACGCGGGCAATCTCGTCGAACTCGAGGGGATCGTCGCCGACGTGACCGAGCGCAAGCGCCTGGAATCCGAACTCGAGGAGTCCGAGCAACGGTACCGAACGCTGGTCGAAAACTTCCCGAACGGTGCCGTCGCCCTCGTCGACGAGGACCTTCGGTACCGGACTGTCGGCGGCGATCCCGTGGACGTGGCCGGCGTCACTACCGAAGAAGTCGAGGGGAAACCGATCCGGGACGCCCTGCCGTCGGGGTTGGCGGACGAACTCGGCCCGCGCTACGAGGCCGCGCTGGACGGGGAGTCGAGCGAGTTCGAGACGACGTCCAACGGTCGCGTCTACGACTTCCAGGTCGTCCCGGTTCGCGACGACGACGGCGAGGTATTCGCCGCGCTGGGGATGTCCCAGGACGTCACGGAGCGCACGGAAATCCAGCGCCAACTCGAGGAGTCGGAACGGCGCTATCGGACGCTGATCGACCACTTCCCGAACGGTGCGGTGGGACTGTTCGACGAGGATCTGCGATACCAGGTCGCGGGCGGCAGGGCCTTCGACGACATCGAGGACTCGACGGAGTCAGTCGTCGGCAAGACCCTCCGGGAGCGCTATCCGCCGGACCTGGCGGATCGACTGGAACCGAAGTTCAGGGCCGCCCTGGAGGGCGAGACGAACGCCTTCGAGATGGAGTTGCACGGACAGGACTGGATGGCGTACACGGTCCCCGTCACGGACGACGAGGGCGAAATCTCCGGGGGGATGATCATGGTCCAGGACATCAGCGAGCAGAAGGACCGCGAACGCGAACTGCGCGAGCGCAAGACGCACCTCGAGCGATACGAAACGATCGTCGAAGTGGTCAACGACGGGGTCTACGTCGTCGACGCTGACGGCCGGTTCACGATGGTCAACGAAACGTACGCGGAGATGCTCGGCTACACCCCCGAGGAACTCGTCGGTGCCGACGTCTCCATCGTCGTCGACGACGACGTCGTCGACCGAGTCGAAGAACTGCAGACGGCCACGGTGGAGGGACGCGTCGATCGGCCGACGATGGAGGCCGAACTCCGGACGGCGGACGGCGATCGCCTCCCCGTCGAGGCGACCTTCGCGACGGTTCCCGGGGACGACAGCACGTGGTATCGGGTCGGCGTGGTCCGGGATATCAGCGAACGGAAGGCGCGCGAACGACGGATCGAGGAGAGCGAGCGCCGGTACCGGACGCTCGTCGAGAACTTCCCGAACGGGTCGGTCGGCATGTTCGACGACGACCTGCGATACACCGCGGTCGGCGGACAGCTCCTGGATACGCTCGGCCTCTCACCGGAAGATCGGATCGGGAGACGCATCTCCGAGATTCACTCGGACGAGTTGCTCGCGGAGATCGAACCGTACTTCCACGCCGCGCTCGAGGGCGAAGAGAACTCGTTCGAGCTCGGGTTCGCCGACCGGTATCTGCACGCTCACACCCTCCCCGTCAGGAACGCAGACGGCGAAATTTTCGCCGGCATGCTCGTGGTCCAGGACGACACCGAACGGCGGGAGTACCAGCGCAAACTCGAAGAGTCGAACGAGCGGCTCGAGCAGTTCGCCTACGCCGCCTCGCACGACCTGCAGGAACCGCTCCGGATGGTCACGAGCTACCTCCGGTTGCTCGAGAACCGGTACGGCGACGCCTTCGACGAGGACGGCGAGGAGTTCCTCGAGTTCGCCGTCGACGGTGCCGATCGGATGCGCGAGATGATCGACGGACTCCTCGAGTACTCGCGGGTCGAGACGCGAGGCGATCCGTTCGAACCGGTCGACCTGGACGCCGTCGTCGACGAGGTGCTCGCGGACCTGCAGTTCCGTATCGACGAGAGCGACGCCGAGATCACGACGGCGGAACTGCCACGCGTCGAGGGCGACGCCAGTCAGTTACGCCAGGTCGTACAGAATCTCCTGTCGAACGCGATCGCGTACAGCGGCGACGAGCCGCCGCGCGTTCACGTCGGTGCCGATCGACGGGGCGGGAAGTGGGTCATCTCGGTCCGCGACGAGGGGATCGGGATCGATCCGGCCGATCAGGACCGGGTGTTCACCATCTTCGATCGGCTCCACAGCCGCGAGGAGTACGAGGGGACGGGCATCGGGCTGGCCCTCTGCGAGCGCATCGTCGAGCGCCACGGCGGCGACATCTGGGTCGAGTCCGAACCCGGCGAGGGGGCGACGTTCTCGTTCACGCTTCCCGCGAGCGACGATCGGTAG
- a CDS encoding ferredoxin gives MSDLDAEIQDPSDVGSADAPPIEEKPYKIIFEANRCFGAGKCAEVSDTWEMSIDSGMAQPTTYFIGEEDLDHNVRAAEVCPAKKDDGCIHVVDRRTDEEIAPDPHGDGTLSVDW, from the coding sequence ATGAGCGACCTGGACGCCGAAATACAGGATCCCAGCGACGTCGGATCGGCCGACGCGCCGCCGATCGAGGAAAAGCCCTACAAGATCATCTTCGAGGCGAATCGGTGCTTCGGCGCGGGCAAGTGCGCCGAGGTCAGCGACACCTGGGAGATGTCGATCGACTCGGGTATGGCCCAGCCCACCACCTACTTCATCGGCGAGGAGGACCTCGACCACAACGTCCGCGCCGCGGAGGTCTGCCCGGCGAAGAAAGACGACGGCTGTATCCACGTCGTCGATCGGCGCACCGACGAAGAGATCGCCCCCGATCCGCACGGTGACGGGACGCTGAGCGTCGACTGGTAG
- a CDS encoding oxidoreductase, whose translation MDWTADDVPDQDGRTVVVTGANSGIGLEATRELARNGATVIMACRSTDRGEDAASDIRGDVPDADLRVVECDLASLESIRSFADRLEGESLDVLVNNAGVMAIPRSETDDGFETQFGVNHLGHFALTGLLLENLLAAGDDERESRIVTVSSGMHERGEIDFDDLQGERSYDEWDAYAQSKLANVLFAYELERRFRTADLNAASVAVHPGYANTHLQFRGPEQNGQRFRKAAMWLMNTVVAQSAEKGALPTLYAATAPDVEGGAYYGPGGLLNMRGPPERQASSDRSYDEETARRLWNVSSDLTGVTYDLPRPKPGPEPESGARR comes from the coding sequence ATGGACTGGACGGCAGACGACGTTCCCGATCAGGACGGACGGACGGTCGTCGTCACGGGCGCGAATAGCGGGATCGGCCTCGAAGCGACGCGGGAACTGGCGCGCAACGGCGCGACAGTGATCATGGCCTGCCGGAGCACCGACCGCGGCGAGGACGCGGCCAGCGATATCCGTGGCGACGTCCCCGACGCCGACCTCCGCGTGGTGGAATGCGATCTGGCGAGTCTCGAGTCGATCCGATCGTTCGCGGATCGACTCGAGGGCGAATCCCTCGACGTCCTGGTCAACAACGCGGGCGTCATGGCGATTCCGCGCTCCGAAACCGACGACGGGTTCGAGACCCAGTTCGGCGTCAACCACCTCGGTCACTTCGCGCTCACGGGCCTGTTGCTCGAGAACCTACTCGCGGCGGGCGACGACGAGCGGGAGTCGCGAATCGTCACCGTCTCGAGCGGGATGCACGAACGGGGCGAGATCGACTTCGACGACCTCCAGGGCGAGCGATCGTACGACGAGTGGGACGCCTACGCCCAGTCGAAACTGGCGAACGTGCTGTTCGCGTACGAACTCGAGCGCCGGTTCCGCACCGCGGACCTGAACGCCGCGAGCGTCGCGGTCCATCCGGGCTACGCGAACACGCACCTCCAGTTTCGCGGTCCCGAACAGAACGGCCAGCGGTTCCGGAAGGCCGCGATGTGGCTCATGAACACGGTGGTGGCTCAATCGGCCGAGAAGGGCGCGCTGCCGACGCTGTACGCCGCGACCGCGCCGGACGTCGAGGGTGGCGCGTACTACGGCCCCGGCGGACTGCTCAACATGCGCGGCCCGCCCGAACGACAGGCCTCTTCGGACCGATCCTACGACGAAGAGACCGCACGCCGCCTGTGGAACGTCTCGAGCGACCTGACCGGCGTCACCTACGACCTGCCGAGACCGAAGCCGGGACCGGAACCCGAATCCGGAGCACGTCGGTGA
- a CDS encoding SDR family NAD(P)-dependent oxidoreductase: protein MRLDNETALITGAASGIGKATAERFADEGARVIVTDIDSDGGQAVTESLQESGAEAEFYDLDVTDSEGFHAVVDTVAEEYGLDIIVNNAGTGHPSARLEDTDDSMRDFVIDVNVKGVWNGCHAALPHMKEQGHGSIVNVGSLASILGLPKQAAYSLSKGAVLNLTRAIAAEAGPYGVRANTVCPGFTDTSLLEQYLATQDDPEAAREAMAEDYPLKRLGEAEEIADAILFLASEEASFVSGHGLVVDGGYSTC, encoded by the coding sequence ATGCGACTCGATAACGAGACAGCGCTCATCACGGGTGCGGCGTCGGGCATCGGGAAGGCGACGGCCGAACGGTTCGCCGACGAAGGCGCACGGGTGATCGTGACGGACATCGACAGCGACGGCGGCCAGGCGGTTACCGAGAGCCTCCAGGAATCGGGGGCGGAGGCGGAGTTCTACGACCTCGACGTCACCGACAGCGAGGGGTTCCACGCGGTCGTGGACACGGTCGCCGAGGAGTACGGCCTCGATATCATCGTCAACAACGCGGGGACCGGCCACCCCTCGGCCCGCCTGGAGGACACCGACGACTCGATGCGGGACTTCGTCATCGACGTCAACGTCAAGGGCGTCTGGAACGGCTGTCACGCCGCCCTCCCGCACATGAAAGAGCAGGGCCACGGCTCGATCGTCAACGTCGGCTCGCTGGCGAGCATTCTCGGCCTGCCCAAGCAGGCGGCCTACTCGCTGAGCAAGGGCGCGGTGCTGAACCTGACCCGCGCGATCGCCGCCGAGGCGGGTCCCTACGGTGTGCGAGCAAACACCGTCTGTCCCGGCTTCACCGACACGTCGCTGCTCGAACAGTACCTGGCAACCCAGGACGACCCCGAGGCCGCCCGCGAGGCGATGGCCGAGGACTACCCGCTCAAACGCCTGGGCGAAGCCGAAGAGATCGCCGACGCCATCCTGTTCCTCGCCAGCGAGGAGGCCTCGTTCGTCAGCGGCCACGGTCTGGTGGTCGACGGCGGCTACTCGACCTGCTGA
- a CDS encoding peptidylprolyl isomerase, with amino-acid sequence MGDVTATLHTNRGDIEVELYDERAPRTVDNFVGLATGGKTWTDPETGEEVEGEPLYDDVAFHRVIEGFMIQGGDPTETGRGGPGYEFDDEFHPELRHDDEGILSMANSGPDTNGSQFFITLDAQPHLDDRHSVFGKVVDGMDVVREIGSVDTDPNDQPREEVVLESVSVDYE; translated from the coding sequence ATGGGAGACGTTACTGCGACCCTGCACACCAACAGGGGCGACATCGAGGTCGAACTCTACGACGAACGCGCGCCGCGAACCGTCGACAACTTCGTCGGCCTCGCGACCGGCGGCAAGACCTGGACCGACCCCGAGACGGGCGAGGAAGTCGAGGGCGAACCGCTGTACGACGACGTCGCGTTCCACCGCGTCATCGAGGGCTTCATGATCCAGGGCGGCGACCCGACCGAAACCGGTCGCGGCGGCCCCGGCTACGAGTTCGACGACGAGTTCCACCCCGAACTGCGCCACGACGACGAGGGGATCCTGAGCATGGCCAACTCCGGCCCCGACACCAACGGCTCGCAGTTCTTCATCACGCTCGACGCCCAGCCCCACCTCGACGATCGTCACTCCGTCTTCGGAAAGGTCGTCGACGGAATGGACGTCGTCCGGGAGATCGGCAGCGTCGATACCGACCCGAACGATCAGCCACGAGAGGAGGTCGTGCTCGAGTCGGTGTCGGTCGACTACGAGTGA